AGCGTCGTAAGGCGTAACGGCTCCGTTCCGGAGGTTTGGCAATGCGCGGTAGACGTGCACGACGTGTCCGCAGAATTTCGATGCTCGGCGTGGCGATCCTGACGCTGAGCCTGACCACCGTCGGGTCATCCGGCGCCCACCCCGACCACGGCGGCGCCCGGGAGGACTTCCCGGGTGAAGGCGTCGCCGACGGTTCCTACAAGCAGCACGACGGCGACGAGGGCCACCTGCCCGCCGTTACGCGGAACGTGACCCTGGTCGGCAAGGCCGCGGTCACCAACCCGTCCGGCGCGGGCAACACCGGACGCATCGCGGACGTGACCGCGTTCGGCGACTACGCCTACCTCACCGCGTTCCGCGAGCCGACGTGCGAGCGGACCGGCGTGCACGTCATGGACATCTCCGACCCCGCCCACCCGGCCGAGGTGACCGGTGCGTTCATCCCGACCAGCGACGGGTCGTACGCGGGTGAGGGCATCCAGGTCGAGCACATCGAGAACGCGTTCTTCCACGGCGACCTGCTGATCCACCAGAACGAGACCTGCACCGGCGCGGCGCCCACGCCGAACTCCGGCGGCATCTCGCTGTGGGACGTCACCGACCCGCGCGCCCCCAAGCCCGTCGCACTGCACACCGGCGACTTCACCAACCCGCAGGGCGGCCTCGACGCGGCGCCCAACCAGACCCACAGCATGCGGATGTGGACCGACGCGTTCACCAAGCGGACCTACGTCGTGCTGGTCGACGACGAAGAGGCCAACGACGTCGACATCATGGAGATCACCGACCCGTTCCACCCGGTGATGGTCAACGACGAGCTCGACCTCGGCGCGGTGTTCGGCGTCGACCAGGCGGACCCGGGCAACCTGACGTCGGTGTTCAGCCACGACATGATGATCACCAAGGTCGGTCGTCGGTACGTGATGAACATGAACTACTGGGACGGCGGGTACGTCCTGCTCGACGTCACCGACCCGCGTCCGGGCAAGGTCACGCTGGTCGCGGAGAGCGACTTCGCCGCCCTGGACGAGGAGCGGGCCGCCCGCGGGCACCAGATCAGCCCCGAGGGCAACGCGCACCAGTCCGAGCTGTCGCCGAACCGCAAGTTCATGATCGGCACGGACGAGGACTTCAGCCCGTTCCGGGTCGTCGCGACGATCGACTCCGGGCCGTACGCCGGCAGCGAGTACTCCGCCACGCCCGCGCCCGACACCAAGCAGATCGACGAGAACACCACGATCAGCGGTGCCGTCACCTACGTGGGTGACGCGTGCGGCACGCTGCCCGCGGGCTCCGGCACCGCGCTGATCGAGCGCGGCACGTGCAGCTTCCAGATCAAGCTGGACGCCGTCGTGGCCGCCGGCTACACCGCCGGCGTCGTGTTCCAGAACCACCGCGCCGACTGCCTGAGCGGCGTGTCGATGGCGGCCGCGGGCGAGATCCCGTTCGTGTTCGCGAACCGGTACGCCGGTCTGCGCCTGCTCGGCGTGCCCGGTGTCACCGAGGCCAACACGTGCACCACGACCACCCCGGCGAGCGGTGGCGAGTCGACCACCATCAGGGCGGTGTTCGACGGCTGGGGCTACGTGCGGCTGTTCGGCACCAACGTGCCGACCACGCCGGGCGCCACCGGTTCCATCCAGCAGATCGACACCTACGCCGTGCCGGAATCGCAGGACCCCGCGTACGCGCGCGGCTTCGGCGACCTCTCCGTGCACGAGGTGGCGATGGACCCGGAGAACAGCAACACCGCCTACCTGTCGTACTACGCCGCCGGGCTCCGGGTCGTGAAGTACGGCAAGAACGGCATCGAAGAGGTCGGCGCCTTCATCGACGAGGGCGGCAACAACTTCTGGGGTGTCGAGGTGTGGAAGGACGAGACCGGCGAGCAGTACGTGCTCGCCAGCGACCGTGACCACGGTCTGTACGTGTTCCACTTCGACGGCTGACAGCCGTTTTCCGGGCGGGGCCGCGTGGTGGCACACCGCGCGGCCCCGTTCCGTTTCGGGCGCCGGGTTATTCGCCGGCGGAGTCGGGGTGTTGCCCCTATGGTGGCTTGGTCGATCCCTTGAGGAGGTTTTGAGATGCGGCGACTCGTCGGTGTTGTCCGGCCCGGTGCCCCTTCCCACACCTTCGAGGACCGTCATCCCCACTCTCAACCTTGGCGTGCTCGCCCACGTCGACGCGGGTAAGACCAGCCTCACCGAGCGGCTGCTGTTCGACCACGGGACCATCCCGAGGCTCGGCAGCGTCGACGCCGGTGACACCCAGACCGACGCCGGCGACCTGGAACGGCGTCGCGGCATCACCATCCGTTCCGCCGTGGCGTGGTTCGCGCTGCGTGACCCCGTGTTGGGCGACCTCCGGGTGAACCTGGTGGACACACCCGGGCACCCGGACTTCATCGCCGAGGTGGAACGCGCCCTGTCCGTGCTCGACGCCGCCGTCCTGGTGATCTCGGCGGTCGAGGGCGTGCAGGCACAGACCAGGGTGCTGATGAGGTCGCTGCGCCGGCTGCGGCTGCCGACGCTGATCTTCGTCAACAAGATCGACCGGATGGGCGCCCGGCAGGACGACCTGCTCGCGGAGATCCGCCGGAGGCTCACCCCCGCCGTCGTGCCGATGGTGCGGGTCGACCGGCTCGGCACGCGCGACGCCGGTGTCGTCGCCCGGTCGTTCGAGGACGCCGCGTTCTCCTCGGAGGTGGCCGAACTCCTGGCCGACAACGACCTCTCGCTGCTGGCCCGCGTGGTGGACGGTGACGTGCCGGCGGACCTGCTCGGACCACTTCGGGACCAGACGTCCCGGGGAGTGGCGCACCCGGTGTTCTTCGGCTCGGCGATGTCGGGCGCGGGGGTGGTCGAGCTGACGGACGGGCTGCGGAACCTTCTGGCGCCGCGCCCGGTGCGGTCCGACGACCTGCGCGGGACGGTGTTCGCCGTCGAACGCACCGACAAAGGCGAGAAGGTCGCCTACCTGCGCCTGCTCTCCGGGACCTTGCGCGGACGGCAGCAGGTGACCTTCCGCCGGCGGGACACTTCCGGCGTCGTGGAGGAGTACCGGGGCCGCGTCGCCGGGCTTGAGGTCGTGGGCGACGCGTCGTCCCGCCGGCTCACCGCGGGCGACATCGGCAAGCTGCGCGGTCTGCCACAGGTGCGCGTCGGCGACCGGCTGGGCTTGGACGACGGGCTGCCGCAGGCACATTTCTCGCCGCCGATCCTGGAGTCGGTGGTCCGGCCCGTGTGCGACGGCAGGGAGGTCGAACTCCACGCCGCGCTCACCCGACTGGCGGACGAGGACCCGCTGATCCGGACCCGTGCGGCAGGCGGTGCGACATCGGTCCTGCTGTACGGGGCGGTGCAGCGGGAGGTGATCGCCGATCGGCTCCAGCGCGAGTACGGGATCGACGCGGTGTTCGAGCCGGTCCGGCCGGTGTACTTCGAACGGCCGCTGCGCAAGGGGGAGGCCGTGCACGAGTACGACCCGCGTGGCCCGAACGAGTTCTGGCAGACGGTGGGCCTGCGCGTGGAGCCGTTGCCGCCGGGCACCGGCAACACCCTGGCCAGGGAGGCCGAATCGGGCCTGTTGCCGAAGGCGTACCACCGTGCCATCGAGGAAGCCGTGCTGGCGACGCTCCAGCAGGGCCTGCACGGCTGGGAGGTGACCGACTGCGCGGTGACCGTCACGCACGTCGGCTACCTGGCTCCGGCGACCGTCGCCGCAGACTTCCGCAACCTGACCCCGTTGGTGCTGATGCGGGCGTTCGAACGGGCGGGCAACGCCGTCTACGAGCCCGGTTACGCGGTGGAGGTGGAGGCGCCGAACGACTCGCTGAGCGCGGTGACCGGCCTCCTGCTCTCACTCGGGGCCGACCTCGGTCCGGCGGTGGAGTCCGGCTCGACGTGGCTCGTGCCGGGCGCGATTCCGGCCAGGGCGCTGCAAGACCTGGCCGCGGCCCTGCCCGGCCTGACCCACGGCGAAGGTGCGATCCGGCACGAACCCGGCCCCGCCCGCCGTGTCCGCGGTCCAGCGCCGACGCGGGTCAGGACGGACGGCAACCCGCTCGACCACGACGAGTACATGCGATTCCTGTCCAACCGGAACCTGGGCGGCGGTTCTGGTGGCCGTCGGTGACCGTGGCCCGGTCGGGCGCTACGCGGGCCGTTCGAAGATCAGCTCCAGTCCGTCTTCCTCGTCCCACTGCTCGCCGACCTCCACGAACCCGAAGCCCGCGATGGTGGCCAGCGACGCGGCGTTGTCCGGACTGATGGTCGCGCGCACGGTTCGGACGTCCGGCTCGGCGGCGGCCCGGCGCAGCAACTCGACCAGCGTGGCGCGGGCGTAGCCGCGACGGCGGAAGGCGGGGTCGATGGCGTAGCCGATCTCGACCATGCCGGACTCGTCGGGCGGACCGTGGAACCCGCCGTGCCCGACCACCGTGCCGCCGTCCGTCAGGGTGTCGTCCACCACGGCTTGCCGCGCCATCCACCGGGCGTTGCCGGGGTCGGCGGCGATCTGGTCCAGCCGGTACCGCCACAGCCACCGCGCGCGGTCGGTGAGGAAGTACCCGGTCAACGGGACTTCGGCCGCGGTGAGGTCACCGTCGAGCAGGGCGGCCATGACACGGCCGTCCAGCTCGACGAAACGCACGTCGTCTGCTGTCACCGTGCGCATGGTCGTTGCTCGCGGGTCCGGCGTCCACCGGGTTTCCCTCCGGCCGCCTTGACAGGTGCTTGTCGATCTGACGAGCTCGCCGAGCCCTCCGGCCTGATGGCGGGTGCGCGGTCCGTGGTCGACCACGGACCGCGCACGATCGCCCAGGTGGCACCCGTACCCGGGTATGCGCCGGGAGCACGTCGAGTTGCACTTCAGCGGCATCGAGGGCTTCGACCCGGCCTCGTCCCCGCAGAACGTCGACGACATGGCGGGCTTCACCGTGATCGACTCGGGCGGCAACTGGATCCGCATCTTCCCGCCGCCGCACACCGCCAAGCCCGTCACAGTGCCCAGCAGGCTCGCCAAGGCCATGGAGAATGCCGCCGTGCAGTGGCCATGGAGAATGCCGTCGTGCAGTCGGCCGGCCGCGGCGCCGTGGCCGCCCAGGCCGGTTGTTCAGGGGCAGTCAGGTGTTCAGGGGTAGTCGCGCTCTTCGTACTGGTCGAGCGAGAGCTGCGCGCGGATGGTGGTGGCCGCCTCGCTGCGACCACCCGGGATCGCGGCCTTGACCGCCTCGATCACCGCGTCACGGTTCGGTGCGAGGGCGGCGCGGTCCCAGTGCGGCTGCGCCAGCTCCGATTCGCCGATCAGCGCAGTCATGGGCGACACCACGTCGGCGGGCCAGACGACGGCGCGGAGCGCGGCGACGTGGGCCTGGTTGGCCTTGGCGGTGGCGTCGGCCAGCGCGTGGACTTCGGCGAGCGGACGGCCTTCGTTGATGCCCTGCTCCAGGTGCTCCAGCGCGAGGTTGTAGGGCGTGACGATGTCCAGGTAACGCCGGGCCGCCTCGTCCTTGGCCAACGGGACCGGCGTCACCGAGGTCGTCGTCCGCGCCGTCGCAGTCGTGGTCGTAGCCGCTGTCGCGGAGTCTGTTGTGGAGCCTGTCGTGACCGCCGGCGCCGCGCCGTTGTCCGCCGTCGAGCAGCCGCTGACCGCCGACAGCACGATCGCCGACAGCAGAATCCGAGCGCCGGTAACGGCGTTGCGCATGGTTCCCCCCAGTGGATCATCTCGGCCACCCCGAGTCCGCTCGGCCACCCGACGACACGGCAGCTCGTGAAACCTCGCGGCGGCAATACGTTTGTCGACCTGATCTTCCAAATCTTCCAACGACCTGATCTTCAGCGGTCGATGGCGGCCAGACCGTGTTCGTAGGCGTAGATCACCGCGTGCACGCGGGTGCGGAAGCCGAGCTTGGTGAAGATGCGCGCCACGTGCGTCTTGACCGTGCCTTCCTCGATCGTCAACGCGGTGGCGATCTCGCCGTTGCTCAGGCCCTGGACGACGTGGGCCAGCACCTCGTGTTCGCGCGGGGTGAGCTGGTCGAGCTGACGGGGCACGGGGCGTGGTGACAGCTGCGCGAAGCGGGCGATGAGCCGCCCGGTGACCTTCGGGTCGATCAGCCCTCGGCCCTCGTGCAGGCTGCGCACCGCGTCCAGGACGTGGGCGGGATCGCTCTCCTTGAGCAGGTAACCGGAGGCTCCGGCGGCCAGTGCGCCGAAGAGGTACTCGTCCAGGTCGAACGTGGTCAGGGCGAGGATCTTGGGGGCGGGGTCGGTCGCGGTGAGACGGGTGATCGCGGCGATGCCGTCGCCGTGCGGCATCCGCAGGTCCATGACGACCACGTCGGGCCTGCGGGTCAACGCCAGGTGGACCGCCTCGGCGCCGTTGGCGGCTTCGCCGATCACCTCGATGTCGGCTTCGCCGTCGAGGACCATCCGCAGCGCTTCCCGCACCGGTTCCTGGTCGTCGGCGACGAGTACCCGGATCGTCACTACGCCGTCCTGTCCATCGCCACTACGTCCTGTCCATCGCCACTACGTCGTCCTGTTCGTCGGTGGTTCGGCGTCCGCGGGCAGTTCTGCGTGCACCCGCCACCCGCGCGACTCATCCGGGCCGATCGACAGGGTGCCACCGACCAGACGCACCCGTTCCCTCATGCCCCGGATGCCCTGGCCTTCGAGGTGAGGGGCCGCGAGGGGGTGAGGGGCCGCGAGGGGGTGAGGGGCCGCGAGGGCTTGGGCACGCCGGGGGCCGGAGCGCTGCGCCTTCATTTTTCCTGCAACACAATCGGCGTTTCCATTCATCCCCGGAGACCGTAACGCTTTTGGGGGATCTTGGTGTCCGGGTCCGTGTCCGGGTCCGGGTCCGTGTCCGTGTCCGTGTCCGGGTCGGGGTCCGTGTCCGTGTCCGGGTCCGGGTCCGGGTCCGGACCCATGTCCGTTGTCGGTGACCGTGACGACCAGCCGGTCCCGGTCGCGGTGCAGTCGAACGTCGACCTCGGTGGCGGCCGAGTGCCGTGCGGCGTTGGTCAGCGCCTCCTGCACCACCCGGTACGCGGTGTGGTCGATGGCGGGCGGCAGCGGTGTGGACAGGCCGGATCGCCGCACCGTGATGCGACGGTCCACGTCGGACAGCCGCTCGGCCAGGTGTTCCAGACCCACGAGGCCGACACCGGATGGCACCTCGCGCAACGTGGTCAGCAGCTCCCGCACCTCGCTCAGCGCCGACAGGGACAGTTCGGCGATCGTGCCGAGCGTCCGGTCGGCGATCGGCGGCGCGTCGACCAGCACCCGGCGGGCCGCGGTGGCCTGCATCCGGATGGCGGTGAGGTGGTGGCCGACGCTGTCGTGCACGTTCCGGGCCAGCTGGGCGCGTTCCTCGGCGAGCACCCGGTCGGCTTCCGCGCGCTGCACCCGCAACGTCTGCTCGGCTCGGTCCCGGTGCAGCCGCAACGCGTAGCCGGTCGCCACCGGCGCGATGCCCATGACGACCAGGTCGGTGATCGTGAAGACCTGGACCGGGCTGCCCGCGATCACGGCGCTGCCCAGGACCCAGCACCCGGACACCGTCAGCACCAGCCCCTGGCCACGCTCGCGGTGGTAGACGGCCGCGCAGAACGTGCCCATCGTGACCAGCATCCCCGGCCACGCGGGCAGGAAGCCGAGGCCGCCGAGCCCCACCACCGCGGACAGCACCGCGGCGGTCAACGGCAGCACGCGCCGCAGCAGCAACGGCAGGCTGACGCACAGGCTGGACCCGATCAGGAGGGGCAGCTCCTGCCGCGGTGAGTGCTGCCCCTCCCAGATCGTCAGGACCACCAGCAGCGCCGTGACACCCACGACGAGCAAGCCTTCCCGGACGTATCGCATGACCGCCATCATCTACGCGGTGCCGCAGGCCGTGCCTTCGGGTGGGAGCGCGCCGGTGGTCAGGTAGCGGTGCACGTGCTCCCGTACGCACGGATGGCCGCTGAGGTACAGGGCATGGCCGCCCTTCGCCGGGACATAACGGGCGTTGCCGAGCTGCGCCGCCACGCGACGTGCGTCCAGCGGTGGTGTCGTGCTGTCGTATTCGCCGCTGGCCACGAGGACCGGCGGCAGCCCGTGCACGTGCAACCGGTGTGGCGGGTAGGTCCGCGTCACCGGCAGGCCGGCGCAGTGGTAGGCCATCATCCACGTCACGGCCCACCCGATGCGGGGCGTGACCTCGCGCAGTTCCGTCTCCCACGACTTCAGCACCTGGTAGCGGGAGGGATACGGGTAATCGCCGCAGAACATGATCCGGGAGAGGTCGGGGTCCCGGCCGCCGATCGCCGGTTCGGCGAACCGCGTGGCGTCACCCGCGTGTGCTTCGGCGAGCGACCGGGCCAGGTCTGGCCACTCCAGGTCGAACGCCGGGTTCGTGCGGGACAGGATCCGCGCCGCGCTGACGGTGGTGCCCTCACCGGGCGCGGGGATCGGTTCACGAGTGGCCCGCGCGATCACCTCGTCCCAGACGGTGAGGACGTCACGGCCGTGCAGCGCGCAACCCGACTCACCGGCACACCACTCGGCGAACCGGCCGAGGTTGCGCTCCAGGGTCTCCGCGCGCGGACGGAGCCAGTCGGGCCAGGAGCGGGTGGTGTGGTCCACCACGCTGTCCAGGTACATCCGGCCGATCCGCCCGGGGAAGAACTCGGCGTAGGCCTGGCCGAAGACGGTGCCGTAGGAGTTGCCGTAGTAGTTCAGCTTCGCCTGGCCCAACGCGGCCCGGATGACGTCCATGTCGCGGGCGACCTGCCAGGAGTTGAGCTTGCCCGCCAGCGGTCCGGCGGCCCGGGTGCAGTCGATCCCGAACTGGCGGTTCACCGTGCGGTACTGCTCGTAGGCGGCCTGGTCCGGGAAGACCCACTCGGCGTTGTCGGGGATCGGAGCCTGGTACGGGCACTCGATGCCAGTGCTCGCCTCGAACCCGCGCGGGTCCGAGACGACGACGTCGAACCACTGGGTCAGGTCGGCGAACACCTCTTTCGCTTGGCGCAGCACCGAGATCTGCTGAGCGGGCCCGCCCATGTTGACCAGCAGCACGCCCTTCTTCGCGGCCTGGTCCCGGGCAGGCAGCATGGCGAGGCCGAGCTTGACGCGCGCACCGGCCGGGGCGGCCCAGTCCGCGGGCACGGTGACGTCACCGCACTGGAGCCCGTCGCCGCAGTCCACCCACGACACCGTGCCTCCAGTGGCCTGCGAGATGCCCGGCGCCACGTTGAGCGCGGTGAGCAGGCAGACCGCGCCCACCACGCCCTTGATCGTTTTTCTCATCGGGACAGCGTGCTTGCCGGGGGCACGGGAGCGCGTCTGTCTTTAGACAGATCTTGGCCGAACGGGTGCTCGGCGCATCACGCCCGGTCCTTTGCGATGGCGTCGACGAGCCGCTTGTCCAGCGTCACCCGGACCAGTCCGGCCGCCAGCCCGGCCAGCTCGTCCGGCGACACCAGGCGTGCCAACGCACGAGGGTTGTCGGGCAGGCCGACGCGACGGGCGCCGGTCAACGCCTTGTCGTCCAGGAACGGCCGCAGTTCCGGCCACACCTGCTGCGCCTCCCGGCAGAAGATGGCCGACCCCACCGGCCCCAGGCGCGGTGTCCGCTCCAGCGCCGCACGGGTCTTCGCCACGTCACCGCCCGCTTCCTCCCGGAGCCGGCGCAGATCACCCCGGTAGTCGTCCACGAGCAGTTGGGCGCCGTCGCCGAGAGCGGTCGAGGTGCTTTCGTCGTAGCGGACGTAGTGGGCGCGGCCTAGCGCGTCGACGCGTTGCTGCCACGTCGTCTTGAGCGTGCCGCGCGGTGTGGCGCAGCCTGTGCCGGCCAACTCGCGCGCCGCCGCCACGGCGATGTCGGCACGGATCCGCGTGGACAGCAGCACGCTGAGGACGAGCAGCCGGTACAGCGGTGACGGTTTGTCCGCGAGCCGGATGCCCGCCTGTTCCGCATAGGTCTGCCCGGCCTGGTCCAGCAGGCGCCGGGCGATGTCCTTGTGCTTGCTCATGCCTTCCGGCTACCCCGCCGCGTCCAAGGCCACGTCATCAACGCCCACACGAGCAGCACGGCCGCGCTCTCGGGCACGAGGTACCACGGCCAGTCGCCGAGGAGGTCCAGCACGGACCCGGTCGACGGCTTCCGGTTGAGGAACCCGTAGTTGGAGCCGAGCACCAGGTTGAGCGCGAACACCGACACCGCCCACAGCACCGTGATCAGCACGGCCATCCGGTAGCCGCGCCAGTCGGGCCGCAGGCCGAGCCCCCAGGTCAGGTAGACGGCCGCCCAGACGACGAACAGGTGCGTGGCCCAGAACAGCAGGAACCCGAGGTCGGGGAAGTTCACCCGCAAGACCGGCGTGACCAGGGCCTGGACGCTCAGCGTCAGCCCCCAATAGTAGGTGAGCGCGAACGCCCACCTGCGTTCCGACCACAACGCGTACGCCGCGACCGGGCCGGCGAGGTCGGACAGTTGCAGCGGCAGCGAGTACTGGACGTCCCAGCGCGGCGGCAGCATCAGGTAGGTGTGGATGGCCACTTCGAGGACCAGGACGACCGCCGCGAACCAGCGGGAGAAGCGACGTGACCGCCGCGTGCGTCCGACCGCCACCACGGCCGCGACACCTACCGCGAACAGCCCCAACACGATCCAGTGAGAGGTGCCGTACGCGGTGAACTCGTGGTCGATCGCTAACGACCCCACACGTCCGGCTACCCCGATGCCGCCCGGATACGCCGCCGGGATTCTTGGCCCGGATACGCCGCCCGGATTCGCGGCGGTCAGTTCGGTCGTTTCGGTCCGGTCAGCTCGGTCGGGCCGTGACCACGTCGTCCAGCGTCGGAACTACCTTGAGTAACCGGTCCACCTCGGTGAGGTGCAGCGGCCGGACCACGGAACGGCGGCTCGCCACGACCGTGAACGGCACGCCCGCCGCGACCGCGCGGTGGTGTGTCTCGAGGAGGGCCGCGATGCCCAGCGAGCCCAGCACCGTCACCCCGGACAGGTCCGCGACCAGCGCCGGAGGCCGTCGGTCCAGCTGGGCGTCCAGCTCGGCGCGGATCAGGTCGACGCCGACCACGTCGACATCACCGGTGACCCGCGTGACGGAAAGGCCTCGCACCTCGGTCGTCTCGACGGCGAGATCCTCGTCCGACGGGTGCAGATCGGTCATGGCAACGCTCCTCGGTGGACCCGGGCGGTGTGACAGTGGCGTCGCGCCGGCCGTGCCCGGCGTTACGTCCAGGCCCGCACCGGTTACCCCGTGCGTCCGCCGGGGTACTCCTCCGGTTCCCGGCGAACCGCGGAGGTGGTGCATGTCCAGCCCTGGGCACGGTGACGCGCGCGGCGCGGTGGTGGTCGGCTTCGACGGTTCGGAGCCGGCCCGGTTGGCCGCGTTCTGGGCGGCCCGTGAGGCGGCCAGTCGGCGGAGACGCCTGCTGGTCGTGAACGTGCTGCGCGGGCCGATGCCGGAGCTGGCCATGTCACCGCTGGCCGTGCCGCTGCCCGACGCGGTGACGGACGAGGCGGTCCGTGGGTACGCCGAGAAGGAACTGGCCGAGGTCGCCGCCGAGTGCGAACGGGTAAGTCCCGGTCTGGACGTGCGGACCTCGCTGGAGGACGGCTACGCGGCCGATGCGCTGAGCCGGGTGGCCCAAGGCGCGGACCTGCTCGCCGTGGGCTCGTCGGGGCGTTCCGGGCTGTCCCGCGCACTGCTCGGCTCGACCACCGCGGACCTGGTGCACGCCCATCCAGGCCCGATCGTGGTGGCCCGCGGTGACGGCGCGGAGGACGGCCGGGTGGTCGTCGGCGTGGACGGGTCCGAGACCAGCGTCCGGGCGGTCGCCTTCGCGTTCGAGTACGCCTCCCGTCGCGGCGGCGATCTGCTCGCGGTGCACGCGTGGGCCGACCTGCCGCTGGAAGCGCTGGCCCCGTTGCGCGAACAGGACGCCAACCGGCGTCAGGTGGAGGAGCAGGCGGCGGCGTTGATCGACCGAAGTCTGGCGCCGCACCGGCAGGACTACCCGGACGTGCGGGTGAGCCGGGTGGTGGCCTTCGACGGTCCCGCGCACGCGTTGCTGGACAACGCGCGGGAGGCCTCGTTGATCGTCGTGGGCAGCCACGGTCGTGGCGCGGTCCGCCGTGCGTTGCTCGGCTCGGTCGGCCACGCGGTGCTCTACCACGCGCCGTGCTCCGTGGCGGTGGTGCACCGCGACCAGGCGACATCAGGAGGGACGTCGTGACCGAACGTTCGTACTCGCTGGGCACGCGCCCGCGGCTGCACGAGCCCGATTCACCCGATCCGTTGACCCCGCCGGACCCCGGTCCACGCCGACCCCGGCCGTCCGGACCACAGCCGCCCGGACCCGAGCCGGTGCCACCGGAGCCGATTCCGCACCCGATGCCGCCGACGTCGGGTCGCTGACGCCGTGCTGACCGTCAGCGGACTCACGTGGGCGCTCACGATCGGCCTGGTCGTGCTGCTGCTCGCGGTGGACATGGTGCAGGCCGTGCTGCGCCCGCACCGGGTCGGGATCGGTGAGGCGACCGCCTGGTCGGTGTTCTACGTCGCCATCGCGGTGCTGTTCGGCGTGTGGTTCACGCTGGAACACGGCGGCGACCTGGGCACCCAGTACTTCGTCGGCTACCTGGTGGAGAAGAGCCTCTCGGTCGACAACCTGTTCGTGTTCGTGATCATCATGTCCACGTTCGCGGTGCCCGAGTCGCACCAGCACAAGGTGCTGACGTTCGGGATCGTGATGGCGCTGGCCCTGCGCGCGGTGTTCATCGCGCTCGGGGCGACGTTGCTGTCGTTGTTCTCGTTCGTGTTCCTGATCTTCGGTCTGCTGCTCATCTACACGGCCGTGCAGTTGTTCCGGCACCGGAACGAGAA
This is a stretch of genomic DNA from Saccharothrix ecbatanensis. It encodes these proteins:
- a CDS encoding YwaF family protein; translation: MGSLAIDHEFTAYGTSHWIVLGLFAVGVAAVVAVGRTRRSRRFSRWFAAVVLVLEVAIHTYLMLPPRWDVQYSLPLQLSDLAGPVAAYALWSERRWAFALTYYWGLTLSVQALVTPVLRVNFPDLGFLLFWATHLFVVWAAVYLTWGLGLRPDWRGYRMAVLITVLWAVSVFALNLVLGSNYGFLNRKPSTGSVLDLLGDWPWYLVPESAAVLLVWALMTWPWTRRGSRKA
- a CDS encoding STAS domain-containing protein, with translation MTDLHPSDEDLAVETTEVRGLSVTRVTGDVDVVGVDLIRAELDAQLDRRPPALVADLSGVTVLGSLGIAALLETHHRAVAAGVPFTVVASRRSVVRPLHLTEVDRLLKVVPTLDDVVTARPS
- a CDS encoding endonuclease; amino-acid sequence: MSKHKDIARRLLDQAGQTYAEQAGIRLADKPSPLYRLLVLSVLLSTRIRADIAVAAARELAGTGCATPRGTLKTTWQQRVDALGRAHYVRYDESTSTALGDGAQLLVDDYRGDLRRLREEAGGDVAKTRAALERTPRLGPVGSAIFCREAQQVWPELRPFLDDKALTGARRVGLPDNPRALARLVSPDELAGLAAGLVRVTLDKRLVDAIAKDRA
- a CDS encoding universal stress protein, with product MSSPGHGDARGAVVVGFDGSEPARLAAFWAAREAASRRRRLLVVNVLRGPMPELAMSPLAVPLPDAVTDEAVRGYAEKELAEVAAECERVSPGLDVRTSLEDGYAADALSRVAQGADLLAVGSSGRSGLSRALLGSTTADLVHAHPGPIVVARGDGAEDGRVVVGVDGSETSVRAVAFAFEYASRRGGDLLAVHAWADLPLEALAPLREQDANRRQVEEQAAALIDRSLAPHRQDYPDVRVSRVVAFDGPAHALLDNAREASLIVVGSHGRGAVRRALLGSVGHAVLYHAPCSVAVVHRDQATSGGTS